One genomic segment of Marinitoga piezophila KA3 includes these proteins:
- the smpB gene encoding SsrA-binding protein SmpB — protein MKIVANNKQATFQYHILEKYEAGIELLGSEVKSIRDGRVNLKDAFCKIEKGEIFLYNAHISQYKNASVFNHDPERPRRLLMHKYEILKLDQKVKEKGLTIIPLKMYINSKGLVKVEIALVKGKKLYDKREDIAKRDLERRLRKNLKYDM, from the coding sequence ATGAAAATAGTCGCCAATAACAAACAGGCAACCTTTCAATATCATATTCTTGAAAAATATGAAGCGGGAATAGAACTTTTGGGTTCAGAAGTGAAATCCATTAGAGATGGAAGAGTAAATTTAAAAGATGCTTTTTGCAAAATAGAAAAAGGGGAAATTTTCTTATACAACGCTCATATTAGTCAATATAAAAACGCTTCTGTTTTCAATCACGATCCAGAAAGGCCAAGAAGATTGCTTATGCATAAATATGAAATATTAAAACTGGATCAAAAAGTTAAAGAAAAAGGATTAACAATAATTCCTCTAAAGATGTATATTAATAGCAAAGGGCTTGTAAAGGTAGAAATAGCTCTCGTTAAAGGTAAAAAATTATATGACAAGAGAGAAGATATTGCAAAACGCGATCTTGAAAGAAGATTAAGAAAGAATTTAAAATACGACATGTGA
- a CDS encoding ABC transporter ATP-binding protein has protein sequence MEKAIEMKNVTRKFGDVIALNNINFTVDEQKIVGLLGPNGAGKSTLMKIISTLILPSSGSVKAFGYDVVKEKDKVRKIISLVSDYTVLEDELTPYENLILFGKISNVRDDLKSRAIELLEDFGLSIYKNRLTKNLSSGNKQKLNIARSLIKNPKLLLLDEPTIAIDVETSRFIREYILDENIKNKKTILISSHYMWEVEQIASEVAIIVDGKIVEYDKMINLMKKFEDKLSIIEIELESQEYLKDIEELKNNENILGLKIISSTTAIIETPLKINEFEKLLKDKNIKCSFRQMKISLEDVYSSVTKGRF, from the coding sequence ATGGAAAAAGCCATTGAAATGAAAAACGTAACAAGAAAATTTGGAGATGTGATTGCTCTTAACAATATAAACTTTACAGTTGACGAACAAAAAATTGTCGGATTATTAGGACCAAACGGTGCAGGAAAATCCACTTTAATGAAAATCATCTCTACATTAATATTACCTTCATCAGGAAGCGTTAAAGCATTTGGATATGATGTTGTAAAAGAAAAGGATAAAGTAAGAAAAATTATTAGCCTTGTATCAGACTACACAGTTCTTGAAGATGAGCTTACACCATATGAAAATTTAATTTTATTTGGAAAAATAAGCAATGTAAGAGACGATTTAAAATCACGAGCAATTGAATTACTGGAAGATTTTGGACTTTCAATATATAAAAACAGACTCACAAAAAATCTTTCATCTGGAAATAAACAAAAATTAAATATAGCCCGTTCTTTAATAAAAAATCCAAAATTACTTCTTTTAGATGAACCAACTATAGCTATAGACGTTGAAACATCTCGATTTATAAGAGAATATATATTGGATGAAAATATTAAAAACAAAAAGACAATACTCATTTCTTCGCATTATATGTGGGAAGTTGAACAAATAGCTTCAGAAGTTGCTATTATTGTTGATGGAAAAATCGTTGAATACGATAAAATGATAAACCTCATGAAAAAATTTGAAGACAAACTCTCCATTATAGAAATAGAGCTGGAATCTCAGGAATACCTGAAAGATATTGAAGAACTTAAAAACAATGAAAATATACTTGGATTAAAAATTATTTCCTCAACAACAGCAATTATAGAAACTCCATTAAAAATAAATGAATTTGAAAAATTATTAAAAGATAAAAATATAAAATGTTCCTTCAGACAAATGAAAATATCCCTGGAAGACGTATATTCATCGGTAACAAAAGGAAGATTTTAA
- the disA gene encoding DNA integrity scanning diadenylate cyclase DisA, translating to MTPKNDITDILSLLAPGKKLRDGIDLIISANLGALIFLTDNAEEHLSKGLIQLGFVIDTEFEPERMYELAKMDGAIVLNKDATKILYANAQLNPSSNIPSFQTGMRHRTAERMAKQTDEILIAVSKRRNQVSIYYGTNSRVLYPETIILPRLNQEIAVAQRYKQSFFELLSEINIAEMENRVILSTVVEAISKGFMTLKVAQKAEKYLLELGEAAESSKLEINEIYRITPRYLGALIMDYSKDLLDFQYPQEALKLFDGFKTEEFLNMKLISQKLGYDIETENDLEEFFVTPRGFRLLYSTRIPSIIVRNVVETFKNLETLMKANMDELINVPGIGKKRAERINRAIRRKNEFSEKLSSEMEDHK from the coding sequence ATGACTCCAAAAAACGACATTACAGACATACTTTCATTACTTGCTCCTGGTAAAAAATTAAGGGATGGAATAGACCTTATAATTTCAGCTAATTTAGGAGCCCTAATTTTCTTAACTGATAATGCAGAAGAACATTTAAGCAAAGGATTAATCCAGCTTGGTTTTGTTATAGATACAGAATTTGAGCCGGAGAGAATGTATGAACTTGCAAAAATGGATGGAGCAATTGTTTTAAATAAAGATGCCACAAAAATCTTATATGCAAATGCTCAATTAAATCCTTCAAGTAATATTCCGAGTTTTCAAACTGGCATGAGGCATAGAACGGCAGAAAGAATGGCAAAACAAACAGATGAAATACTCATAGCAGTTTCAAAAAGAAGAAATCAGGTTTCAATATATTACGGTACAAACAGCAGGGTACTATATCCAGAAACTATAATCCTTCCTCGTTTAAACCAGGAAATAGCCGTTGCACAAAGATATAAGCAAAGCTTCTTTGAATTGCTTTCAGAAATTAATATTGCAGAAATGGAAAACAGGGTAATATTATCCACAGTTGTTGAAGCAATATCAAAAGGATTCATGACATTAAAAGTAGCTCAAAAAGCAGAAAAATACCTTCTCGAACTTGGAGAAGCTGCAGAAAGTTCAAAATTGGAAATAAATGAAATATATAGAATCACTCCAAGATATCTTGGAGCATTAATTATGGATTATTCAAAAGATCTTCTCGATTTCCAATATCCCCAGGAAGCTTTAAAATTATTTGACGGATTTAAAACAGAAGAATTTTTAAATATGAAACTAATCTCTCAAAAACTTGGGTATGATATAGAAACAGAAAATGACCTTGAAGAATTCTTTGTAACTCCAAGAGGATTTAGACTATTATATTCAACGAGAATACCTTCAATTATTGTAAGAAATGTTGTTGAAACATTCAAAAATCTCGAAACATTAATGAAAGCAAACATGGATGAATTAATAAACGTTCCGGGTATAGGTAAAAAACGCGCTGAAAGAATCAATAGAGCCATAAGAAGGAAAAATGAATTCTCAGAAAAATTAAGCTCAGAAATGGAGGATCATAAATGA